From the genome of Nakamurella flavida, one region includes:
- a CDS encoding glucose-6-phosphate dehydrogenase, with protein MQDQPPTVFVLFGATGDLAKRMVLPAFFTLAAKGLLPKEYLLVGNGRGDVSHEDFKGHVHDVLTEFGPHPDEGPWDDFSSRLRFAGGGFDSEDPGSLLDVLAEAEKEIGHQLTVHYFAVPPTTFVENTKALGAHDLTGNARVVYEKPFGTSPQSFAELNDVVHEVLDEDVVYRIDHFLGKEATQNLHVLRFANTLIGDAWNAEHVSSVQIDVPETLDITDRAKFYDSTGALLDMVVTHLLQVAAEVAMEPPASMSAADLQSAREEVISHFRPIDPAEVVLGQFDGYRDVDGVADDSTMDTFAACRLWVDTDRWRGVPFLLRTGKMLAEGHQQVSLILKQPDTTEFQVPDEQGAMIFDLSGTGAVKVSLVVKRPGPGLELATGDADLVLAELPDSDALQPYVRLIHDVLAGERGLFTRSDGLAATWKVLGPLLADRPEVQPYAPGSWGPAAAADLAAPHRWLLGQ; from the coding sequence GTGCAGGACCAGCCGCCGACGGTCTTCGTCCTGTTCGGGGCGACGGGCGATCTGGCCAAGCGCATGGTCCTGCCGGCGTTCTTCACCCTGGCCGCCAAGGGCCTGCTGCCCAAGGAGTACCTGCTGGTCGGCAACGGCCGCGGCGACGTCAGCCACGAGGACTTCAAGGGCCACGTGCACGACGTGCTCACCGAGTTCGGCCCGCATCCCGACGAGGGCCCGTGGGACGACTTCAGCTCACGGCTGCGCTTCGCCGGCGGCGGCTTCGACTCCGAGGACCCGGGCAGCCTGCTCGACGTGCTGGCCGAGGCCGAGAAGGAGATCGGCCACCAGCTGACGGTGCACTACTTCGCCGTCCCGCCGACCACCTTCGTGGAGAACACGAAGGCGCTGGGCGCCCACGACCTGACCGGGAACGCCCGGGTGGTCTACGAGAAGCCGTTCGGCACCTCCCCGCAGAGCTTCGCCGAGCTCAACGACGTCGTGCACGAGGTGCTGGACGAGGACGTCGTCTACCGGATCGACCACTTCCTGGGCAAGGAGGCGACGCAGAACCTGCACGTGCTGCGGTTCGCCAACACCCTCATCGGGGACGCCTGGAACGCCGAGCACGTCAGCTCCGTGCAGATCGACGTCCCGGAGACCCTCGACATCACCGACCGCGCGAAGTTCTACGACAGCACCGGCGCCCTGCTCGACATGGTCGTCACGCACCTGCTGCAGGTGGCGGCCGAGGTCGCCATGGAGCCGCCGGCGAGCATGTCGGCGGCCGATCTGCAGAGCGCCCGCGAGGAGGTCATCTCCCACTTCCGACCCATCGATCCGGCCGAGGTGGTGCTGGGTCAGTTCGACGGCTACCGGGACGTGGACGGTGTCGCCGACGACTCGACGATGGACACCTTCGCCGCCTGCAGGCTCTGGGTGGACACCGACCGCTGGCGCGGGGTGCCCTTCCTGCTGCGCACCGGGAAGATGCTCGCGGAGGGCCACCAGCAGGTCAGCCTCATCCTCAAGCAGCCCGACACGACCGAGTTCCAGGTCCCGGACGAGCAGGGCGCGATGATCTTCGACCTGTCCGGCACCGGCGCGGTCAAGGTGTCCCTGGTGGTGAAGAGGCCGGGACCGGGTCTGGAGCTGGCCACCGGCGACGCCGATCTGGTGCTGGCCGAACTACCCGATTCCGACGCCCTGCAGCCCTACGTGCGGTTGATCCACGACGTGCTGGCCGGGGAGCGGGGTCTGTTCACCCGGTCGGACGGGTTGGCCGCCACCTGGAAGGTGCTCGGCCCGCTCCTGGCGGACCGGCCCGAGGTGCAGCCGTACGCGCCGGGCTCCTGGGGACCGGCCGCCGCGGCGGACCTGGCCGCCCCGCACCGCTGGTTGCTGGGTCAGTAG
- a CDS encoding bifunctional lysylphosphatidylglycerol flippase/synthetase MprF codes for MSTTASAPAPPGPAANAPRRPRWLRHARSAGAWGVGQLRQARRTPVTLSFLALVWVLAVVTGSLLSGPTDPTDADGVPTDGLFSHVAVGLPSLQQGRWWTVLTSSLFAADLVTYLLASALLLVVGVIVERRWGSLRTAGVAVLTVLLGVGAGLGVIALAGTVESWSWAQLLATSVEVGLTPLVVGLLMAHSAGQTALWRHRVRLGVMAACLVMVLYGGQVEDVLRLSTAAAGWVVGVTVLRRFRAASTTARVRTSYRETRVLVAVVLVASALGPALLAFSPASDGPFAAQAYVYVGPSALHIDTPRNISDFLFALLPALLVISAALGLRRGRRAAWWSAIVLHVLLLLTGANFMAEFLGFAADNLTDADLDGYNLYAGLGPMVVVPLLVIVLLVATRRSFGVRAPRGTYRRLAATVLGALAVLFVLFVAVGTLIADQFDPVPTFGQLLLDFPLRLLPNGYAFIITPDFEPVTGLARFLTDWVGILAWAVVLFGLLRSFVRSESVVRDEDTARARAVLADHGTTSLSWLTTWDGNTYWFADDGRAFVAYRVEGGVAITTGDPVAPPGELAATIAGFLAFCARQGWTPCFYSTTQAVKDVTDQLSWASLQVAEETVLPLGSLAFTGKKFQDIRTSISRAAKAGITAEWIVYPEAPLSLRDQIQAISEEWVADKALPEMGFTLGGLDELKDPAVRCLLAVDADRTVHGITSWMPVHRDGAVVGWTLDFMRRRSDGQSKGVMEFLIGSAALDLQQEGAEFLSLSGAPLAQAEPGAHTSGVQRVLEVIGKTMEPVYGFRSLLRFKAKFQPVYRPMFLCYPETAVLPRIGLGISHAYLPNMTVREAVRMMGQLS; via the coding sequence ATGAGCACCACGGCGAGCGCGCCGGCCCCACCCGGGCCGGCGGCGAACGCACCCCGACGGCCGCGCTGGCTCCGTCATGCACGGTCGGCCGGGGCATGGGGGGTCGGTCAGCTGCGCCAGGCCCGGCGCACCCCCGTCACCCTGTCCTTCCTCGCCCTGGTGTGGGTGCTCGCGGTGGTGACGGGCAGCCTGCTGTCCGGGCCGACCGATCCGACCGACGCCGACGGTGTGCCCACCGACGGATTGTTCAGCCATGTCGCGGTCGGGCTGCCGAGCCTCCAGCAGGGCCGCTGGTGGACGGTGCTGACCTCCAGCCTGTTCGCCGCCGACCTGGTCACCTACCTGCTGGCCTCGGCGCTGCTGCTGGTGGTCGGGGTGATCGTGGAACGCCGGTGGGGCAGTCTGCGCACGGCGGGTGTCGCGGTGCTCACCGTGCTGCTCGGTGTCGGCGCGGGGCTGGGTGTCATCGCGCTGGCCGGCACGGTCGAGTCCTGGTCGTGGGCCCAGCTGCTGGCCACCAGTGTCGAGGTGGGCCTGACGCCGCTGGTCGTCGGTCTGCTGATGGCCCACAGCGCCGGGCAGACGGCGCTCTGGCGGCACCGGGTGCGGCTCGGGGTGATGGCGGCGTGCCTGGTCATGGTGCTCTACGGCGGGCAGGTCGAGGACGTCCTGCGGTTGTCCACCGCGGCCGCCGGGTGGGTGGTCGGGGTGACGGTGCTCCGCCGCTTCCGCGCGGCGTCGACCACCGCTCGGGTGCGGACCAGCTACCGGGAGACCCGGGTGCTCGTCGCCGTCGTGCTGGTGGCCAGCGCGCTGGGACCGGCCCTGCTGGCCTTCTCCCCCGCTTCGGACGGCCCCTTCGCGGCCCAGGCCTACGTCTACGTCGGGCCCAGCGCCCTGCACATCGACACCCCCCGCAACATCTCGGACTTCCTGTTCGCCCTGCTCCCGGCCCTGCTGGTGATCTCGGCCGCCCTGGGGCTGCGACGCGGGCGGCGGGCGGCGTGGTGGTCGGCGATCGTGCTGCACGTCCTGCTGCTGCTCACCGGAGCGAACTTCATGGCCGAGTTCCTCGGGTTCGCCGCGGACAACCTGACCGACGCGGACCTCGACGGGTACAACCTCTACGCCGGGCTCGGCCCCATGGTCGTCGTCCCCCTGCTGGTCATCGTGCTGCTGGTGGCGACCCGACGGTCGTTCGGGGTGCGCGCACCCCGCGGCACCTACCGCCGGCTGGCCGCCACCGTGCTCGGCGCGCTGGCCGTGCTCTTCGTGCTCTTCGTGGCGGTCGGCACGCTGATCGCCGACCAGTTCGACCCGGTGCCCACGTTCGGCCAGCTGCTGCTGGACTTCCCGCTCCGGCTGCTGCCCAACGGGTACGCGTTCATCATCACGCCCGATTTCGAACCGGTCACCGGCCTGGCCCGGTTCCTGACCGACTGGGTGGGCATCCTGGCGTGGGCGGTCGTGCTGTTCGGCCTGCTGCGCAGCTTCGTGCGCAGCGAGTCGGTCGTCCGCGACGAGGACACCGCCCGTGCCCGGGCCGTCCTGGCCGACCACGGCACCACCTCGCTGTCCTGGCTGACCACCTGGGACGGCAACACGTACTGGTTCGCCGACGACGGGCGGGCGTTCGTCGCCTACCGGGTCGAGGGCGGGGTGGCCATCACCACCGGAGACCCGGTGGCCCCGCCCGGTGAGCTCGCCGCCACGATCGCGGGGTTCCTGGCGTTCTGCGCCCGGCAGGGCTGGACGCCGTGCTTCTACAGCACCACGCAGGCCGTCAAGGACGTCACCGACCAGCTGTCCTGGGCCAGCCTGCAGGTGGCGGAGGAGACGGTGCTGCCGCTGGGGTCGCTGGCCTTCACCGGGAAGAAGTTCCAGGACATCCGGACCTCGATCAGCCGGGCGGCCAAGGCCGGCATCACCGCCGAGTGGATCGTCTACCCGGAGGCACCGCTCTCGCTCCGCGACCAGATCCAGGCCATCTCCGAGGAGTGGGTGGCCGACAAGGCCCTGCCGGAGATGGGCTTCACCCTCGGGGGCCTGGACGAGCTGAAGGACCCGGCGGTGCGCTGCCTGCTCGCGGTGGACGCCGACCGGACGGTGCACGGCATCACCAGCTGGATGCCGGTGCACCGCGACGGGGCGGTGGTGGGCTGGACGCTGGACTTCATGCGCCGGCGCAGCGACGGGCAGTCCAAGGGGGTGATGGAGTTCCTCATCGGCAGTGCCGCACTGGACCTGCAGCAGGAGGGTGCGGAGTTCCTCAGCCTGTCCGGGGCGCCGCTGGCCCAGGCCGAGCCGGGCGCCCACACCTCGGGCGTGCAGCGGGTGCTCGAGGTGATCGGCAAGACGATGGAGCCGGTGTACGGATTCCGCTCGCTGCTGCGGTTCAAGGCCAAGTTCCAGCCCGTCTACCGTCCGATGTTCCTGTGCTACCCGGAGACGGCGGTGCTGCCCCGGATCGGCCTGGGCATCAGCCACGCCTACCTCCCGAACATGACCGTGCGGGAGGCCGTCCGGATGATGGGGCAACTGTCCTGA
- a CDS encoding response regulator transcription factor, producing MTTVLVVEDDPAIARPLSRVLNREGYEVQVAPDGRSAVSAVSAPGHDIALVILDLGLPDLDGLEVCRRIRQAGLEVPVLMLTARTDEADLVVGLDAGADDYVGKPFRMAELLARVRALLRRRTPALLEVGGVRVETAARRVEVDGTEIALANKEFELLRVMMSRAGQVVTREEILAEVWNDPGMKTSKTLDMHMSWLRRKLAGSGAGEHRISTVRGIGFRFEVGPPAEPQG from the coding sequence GTGACGACGGTCCTGGTGGTCGAGGACGATCCCGCCATCGCGCGCCCGCTGTCCCGGGTGCTCAACCGTGAGGGCTACGAGGTGCAGGTGGCCCCCGACGGCCGCTCCGCGGTCAGCGCCGTCTCCGCCCCCGGCCACGACATCGCTCTCGTCATCCTGGACCTCGGTCTGCCCGATCTCGACGGCCTGGAGGTCTGCCGCCGCATCCGGCAGGCGGGTCTGGAGGTGCCGGTGCTGATGCTCACCGCGCGCACCGACGAGGCCGATCTGGTCGTCGGGCTGGACGCCGGCGCCGACGACTACGTGGGCAAGCCGTTCCGGATGGCCGAGCTGCTGGCCCGGGTGCGCGCGCTGCTGCGGCGACGGACCCCGGCCCTGCTGGAGGTCGGCGGCGTGCGGGTGGAGACCGCCGCCCGCCGGGTCGAGGTCGACGGCACCGAGATCGCGCTGGCCAACAAGGAGTTCGAGCTGCTGCGGGTGATGATGAGCCGCGCCGGGCAGGTCGTCACCCGGGAGGAGATCCTGGCCGAGGTGTGGAACGACCCGGGCATGAAGACCTCCAAGACGCTGGACATGCACATGTCGTGGCTGCGGCGGAAGCTGGCCGGGAGCGGCGCGGGGGAGCACCGCATCTCCACCGTCCGGGGCATCGGGTTCCGCTTCGAGGTGGGTCCGCCCGCCGAGCCGCAGGGCTGA
- a CDS encoding PH domain-containing protein: MAYPDDLLSRGERVTLHKHPHWKVLLLPGLWFVVIIAAGFAVAALLRDWEYHRIAWIVLGVAGAVALVLLVLVPFLRWRTEHFVVTNHHIFFRTGVLHRQEHRIPLIHIQNMRTDVSFLGRLLGFGTLIVESAADEPLQFANVADLPRVQAQLNQLIMDDRDHYRAGPPA, from the coding sequence ATGGCCTACCCGGACGACCTGCTCTCCCGTGGCGAACGCGTCACGCTGCACAAGCACCCGCACTGGAAGGTGCTGCTGCTGCCCGGCCTGTGGTTCGTCGTCATCATCGCGGCGGGCTTCGCGGTGGCCGCCCTGCTGCGCGACTGGGAGTACCACCGGATCGCGTGGATCGTGCTGGGGGTGGCCGGGGCGGTGGCCCTGGTGCTGCTCGTGCTGGTGCCCTTCCTGCGCTGGCGCACCGAGCACTTCGTCGTCACCAACCACCACATCTTCTTCCGCACCGGGGTGCTCCACCGGCAGGAGCACCGCATCCCGTTGATCCACATCCAGAACATGCGCACCGATGTCTCGTTCCTCGGCCGGCTGCTGGGCTTCGGGACGCTGATCGTGGAGTCGGCGGCGGACGAGCCGCTGCAGTTCGCCAACGTCGCCGACCTGCCCCGGGTGCAGGCGCAACTGAACCAGTTGATCATGGACGACCGGGACCACTACCGGGCCGGTCCGCCGGCCTGA